The following proteins are encoded in a genomic region of Arthrobacter jiangjiafuii:
- a CDS encoding DUF4166 domain-containing protein: protein MESVYRSVLGADFGRLQPQLQEYFSAAPGGGMYGEGTGVFETAGCPRAWLRPLLGLIPVSNAFFPDYGTQIPFTIRNYPHLDPWNRPALTAVRTFRFPGGSRVFEDTTVLTGPGSLTDYLGRKRNLATDLMLAVTKQGHLRMDSPSSRLFLGPLRVPLPAFAAADAQVEQWHDDATGTFRITTRVIQRQAGTVFVYDGSFHYATRTWDGLLPADALPARWERRL from the coding sequence ATGGAGTCCGTGTACCGCAGTGTCCTCGGTGCCGATTTCGGCCGGCTGCAGCCACAGCTGCAGGAGTACTTCTCGGCTGCGCCCGGCGGAGGGATGTACGGCGAAGGGACAGGCGTCTTTGAAACGGCAGGCTGCCCGCGCGCCTGGCTGCGCCCGTTGCTCGGGCTGATTCCGGTCTCCAACGCTTTTTTCCCCGACTACGGGACACAGATCCCCTTCACGATCCGCAACTATCCGCATCTGGACCCGTGGAACCGGCCGGCGCTGACGGCGGTGCGGACCTTCCGCTTCCCCGGCGGCAGCCGGGTTTTCGAGGACACCACCGTACTGACCGGGCCCGGAAGCCTGACCGACTACCTGGGCCGGAAGCGGAACCTGGCCACCGACCTGATGCTGGCCGTGACGAAGCAGGGGCACCTGCGCATGGATTCGCCCAGCAGCCGGCTCTTCCTGGGGCCGCTGCGGGTCCCGCTGCCGGCGTTCGCCGCCGCTGACGCCCAGGTGGAGCAGTGGCACGACGACGCCACTGGCACCTTTCGGATCACCACCCGCGTCATCCAGCGGCAAGCCGGAACGGTCTTCGTCTATGACGGGAGCTTTCACTACGCGACCCGGACCTGGGACGGGCTGCTCCCGGCTGATGCCCTGCCGGCGCGGTGGGAACGCCGGCTCTAG
- a CDS encoding chorismate mutase has translation MTQTPAEEFDPTASSLAGKVSDDVMQELLAVRSSIDNIDATLVYLLAERFKATQRVGFLKAEHSLPAGDPGREAAQISRLRRLAEDAHLDPAFAEKFLNFIISEVIRHHQAISDNHNGGNSNAAGL, from the coding sequence ATGACCCAGACACCCGCAGAAGAGTTCGACCCCACGGCCAGTTCCCTCGCCGGGAAGGTATCCGACGACGTCATGCAGGAGCTGCTCGCCGTGCGCAGCAGCATCGACAACATCGACGCCACGCTGGTCTATCTGCTGGCCGAACGGTTCAAGGCAACCCAGCGGGTGGGCTTCCTCAAGGCCGAGCACAGCCTTCCGGCCGGCGACCCGGGGCGCGAGGCCGCGCAGATCAGCCGGTTGCGGCGCCTGGCTGAAGACGCACACCTGGATCCGGCCTTCGCCGAGAAATTCCTGAACTTCATCATCAGCGAGGTCATCCGGCACCATCAGGCGATCTCCGACAACCACAACGGCGGCAACAGCAATGCAGCGGGACTCTGA
- a CDS encoding DUF4129 domain-containing protein: MAFQGLVPLEVPVVPDGGQGREWAERELSRSVYQDAKPGLIERFWQWVREFFADLLDGLTGVDPSLGVLLIAGGAAAVLAVSIVLVRPRLNARRRKELFDAGEQRVAVDHRRLSEEAAARGEWDTALTERLRALIRTAEERVILDPQAGRTAAEAGQALAGSFPAAAPEIRWLARRFDEVRYGHLLATSVDAERARDLDLMLERSAPAATAAPARTLAVPR, encoded by the coding sequence GTGGCTTTCCAGGGCCTCGTCCCCTTGGAGGTCCCGGTTGTTCCGGACGGCGGGCAGGGGCGGGAGTGGGCTGAACGCGAACTCTCCCGCTCCGTGTACCAGGATGCCAAGCCCGGCCTGATCGAAAGGTTCTGGCAATGGGTGCGGGAGTTTTTCGCTGACCTCCTGGACGGCCTCACCGGCGTGGATCCGTCGCTGGGAGTGCTGCTGATCGCCGGGGGCGCGGCGGCAGTACTCGCAGTTTCCATAGTGCTGGTGCGGCCGCGGTTGAACGCCCGGCGCCGGAAGGAGCTTTTCGACGCCGGCGAACAACGGGTAGCGGTGGACCACCGCAGGCTTTCGGAGGAGGCTGCGGCGCGCGGTGAGTGGGACACGGCGCTGACCGAAAGACTGCGTGCCCTCATCAGGACAGCCGAAGAGCGCGTCATCCTCGATCCGCAGGCCGGCCGGACGGCGGCCGAGGCAGGGCAGGCGCTGGCCGGTTCCTTTCCGGCAGCCGCACCGGAAATCCGCTGGTTGGCCCGGCGCTTCGACGAGGTCCGGTACGGGCATCTCCTGGCAACATCCGTGGATGCCGAGCGCGCCCGGGACCTGGACCTGATGCTGGAACGCTCCGCCCCGGCCGCAACCGCTGCCCCGGCGCGAACCCTGGCGGTGCCCCGGTGA
- a CDS encoding uridine kinase: protein MTLLPALATRLAAAAPERRVFVAVDGVDGSGKTMFADAVAAEVVSAPDPRPVLRISLDDFHHRRATRYRRGQRSAAGFRLDSYNLEQFRSYVLTPLKPGGSGSFRRAGHDLRTDAVLAPEPEPAAPNAVVLVDGLFLHRRELAPEWDFSVFLDVPFAVSAARMAVRDGSPADPDHPLLQRYVGGQRLYFADSDPALHATVVIENTDPQRPRIISATQASYRGG from the coding sequence GTGACACTCCTGCCTGCCCTGGCCACCCGGCTGGCCGCTGCGGCGCCGGAACGCCGGGTGTTCGTTGCGGTGGACGGCGTGGATGGATCCGGGAAGACCATGTTTGCCGACGCGGTGGCAGCCGAAGTGGTTTCCGCCCCCGATCCGCGGCCTGTCCTCCGGATTTCCCTGGACGACTTCCATCACCGGCGCGCCACCCGCTACCGGCGGGGGCAGCGCTCCGCCGCCGGGTTTCGCCTGGACTCCTACAACCTGGAGCAGTTCCGGTCCTATGTGCTGACCCCATTGAAACCCGGGGGCAGCGGCTCCTTCCGGCGGGCCGGACATGATCTTCGGACTGACGCGGTGCTGGCACCGGAGCCGGAACCGGCCGCCCCCAACGCCGTAGTCCTGGTGGACGGCCTTTTCCTGCACCGGCGCGAACTGGCCCCGGAGTGGGACTTTTCCGTGTTTCTAGACGTTCCGTTTGCCGTGAGTGCCGCCCGGATGGCGGTCCGTGACGGGTCTCCTGCCGATCCGGACCATCCCCTCCTGCAACGCTATGTGGGTGGCCAACGGCTTTATTTCGCCGATTCCGATCCCGCCCTTCATGCCACCGTCGTGATTGAGAATACGGATCCCCAGCGTCCGCGGATCATCAGCGCAACCCAGGCCAGCTACCGCGGGGGCTAG
- a CDS encoding AAA family ATPase, whose product MSQQYQPYGAGPAPQPAPAPPAPPSGSLDTPAAGDPVREALLAVRREVAKAVVGQDAAVTGLIIALLSRGHVLLEGVPGVAKTLLVRTLSAALDLDTKRVQFTPDLMPGDVTGSLIYDGRTSEFTFRHGPVFTNILLADEINRTPPKTQASLLEAMEERQVSVDGVSLPLPDPFIVAATQNPVEYDGTYSLPEAQLDRFLLKLTLDLPGREDEIEIIRRHSGGFDPRNLAGAGVQAVATAADLEQARQAVARVEVAPEVLGYIVDLVRATRAAPSFQLGVSPRGATALLNTSRAWAWLSGRTFVTPDDVKALTLPALRHRVSLRPEAQMDGVSVDDVLGSILATVPVPR is encoded by the coding sequence ATGAGCCAGCAGTATCAGCCGTACGGAGCGGGCCCGGCCCCGCAGCCTGCCCCGGCCCCGCCCGCTCCCCCGTCAGGATCGCTGGACACTCCGGCGGCCGGCGACCCGGTCCGGGAGGCGCTGCTGGCCGTCCGGCGGGAGGTGGCCAAGGCAGTGGTGGGCCAAGATGCCGCCGTAACGGGACTGATCATTGCCCTGCTGTCCCGCGGGCACGTGCTGCTGGAAGGTGTTCCCGGCGTCGCCAAGACCCTGCTGGTGCGCACCCTCTCAGCGGCCCTGGACCTGGACACCAAACGCGTCCAGTTCACCCCGGACCTGATGCCAGGGGACGTGACCGGCTCATTGATCTATGACGGCCGGACCTCGGAGTTCACCTTCCGCCACGGCCCCGTGTTCACCAACATCCTGTTGGCCGATGAGATCAACCGCACTCCCCCCAAGACCCAGGCCTCGTTGCTGGAGGCGATGGAGGAGCGCCAGGTTTCGGTGGACGGGGTCTCGCTTCCGCTCCCGGACCCGTTCATCGTCGCAGCCACCCAGAACCCGGTGGAGTATGACGGAACCTATTCCTTGCCCGAAGCGCAGTTGGACCGCTTCCTGCTGAAGCTGACCCTGGACCTGCCCGGACGCGAGGATGAAATAGAGATTATCCGGCGCCACAGCGGCGGATTCGATCCCCGCAACCTCGCGGGGGCAGGCGTGCAGGCCGTCGCCACGGCCGCGGACCTCGAACAGGCGCGCCAGGCGGTGGCCCGGGTGGAGGTGGCTCCGGAGGTGCTGGGCTACATCGTGGACCTGGTCCGTGCCACCCGCGCGGCGCCGTCGTTCCAGCTGGGGGTCTCGCCGCGCGGGGCGACTGCACTGCTGAACACCTCCCGGGCCTGGGCCTGGCTCTCGGGCCGCACGTTCGTCACCCCGGATGACGTCAAGGCCCTGACCCTGCCGGCCCTGCGGCACCGGGTGTCGCTGCGGCCGGAAGCCCAGATGGACGGCGTGAGCGTGGACGATGTGCTCGGCAGCATCCTTGCCACCGTCCCGGTGCCGCGCTAG
- the mnmA gene encoding tRNA 2-thiouridine(34) synthase MnmA, producing the protein MKVLAAMSGGVDSAVAAARAVEAGHDVVGVHLALSRMPGTLRTGSRGCCTIEDSRDAWRACDILGIPYYVWDFSERFKEDVVDDFIAEYAAGRTPNPCMRCNERIKFAALLEKALALGFDAVCTGHYAKVITDADGNPELHRAADWAKDQSYVLGVLTHEQLKHSMFPLAETPSKAEVRAEAERRGLSVANKPDSHDICFIPDGDTRGWLEERIDMTEGDIVDASGEKIGTHPGANAFTVGQRKGLKLGRPADDGKPRFVLEIRPKENKVIVGPEKLLNIDQMRGIKISWAGLPIPEIAARAPFDCMVQVRAHGDPVAARGWMEDVATDEDGGGTREELVVRLDEPMRGVAPGQSMVIYQGTRVLGQATIDAARSLEWDPNAVS; encoded by the coding sequence ATGAAGGTATTGGCAGCAATGAGCGGCGGAGTGGACTCCGCGGTAGCAGCAGCACGGGCAGTGGAAGCAGGGCACGACGTCGTCGGCGTCCATTTGGCGCTCTCGCGCATGCCCGGGACCCTGCGCACCGGCAGCCGCGGCTGCTGCACCATCGAGGACTCCCGCGACGCCTGGCGCGCGTGCGACATCCTGGGCATCCCGTACTACGTCTGGGACTTTTCCGAGCGGTTCAAGGAAGACGTGGTGGACGATTTCATTGCCGAATACGCCGCCGGCCGCACCCCCAACCCGTGCATGCGCTGCAACGAGCGGATCAAGTTCGCCGCCCTGCTGGAAAAGGCCCTCGCCCTGGGCTTTGACGCCGTCTGCACCGGCCACTACGCCAAGGTCATCACCGACGCCGACGGCAACCCGGAACTGCACCGCGCGGCAGACTGGGCCAAGGACCAGTCCTACGTGCTGGGCGTACTGACCCACGAACAGCTCAAGCACTCGATGTTCCCGCTGGCCGAAACCCCGTCCAAGGCCGAGGTCCGGGCCGAGGCCGAGCGCCGCGGGCTGTCCGTGGCCAACAAGCCGGACAGCCACGACATCTGCTTCATTCCCGATGGCGATACCCGCGGCTGGCTCGAAGAGCGCATCGACATGACCGAGGGCGACATCGTTGACGCCTCCGGCGAGAAGATCGGCACCCACCCCGGCGCCAACGCCTTCACCGTGGGCCAGCGCAAGGGCCTGAAGCTGGGCCGTCCGGCCGACGACGGCAAGCCCCGCTTCGTGCTCGAAATCCGGCCCAAGGAAAACAAGGTCATCGTGGGCCCGGAGAAGCTGCTGAATATCGACCAGATGCGCGGGATCAAGATCTCCTGGGCCGGGCTGCCGATTCCTGAGATTGCTGCCCGGGCACCTTTTGACTGCATGGTGCAGGTTCGTGCGCACGGCGATCCCGTGGCGGCCCGCGGCTGGATGGAAGACGTGGCCACCGATGAAGACGGCGGCGGAACCCGTGAGGAGCTGGTGGTGCGGCTGGACGAGCCGATGCGCGGCGTCGCTCCGGGCCAGTCCATGGTGATCTACCAGGGCACCCGCGTGCTGGGCCAGGCCACCATTGACGCGGCGCGGTCCCTGGAATGGGATCCCAACGCCGTCTCCTGA
- a CDS encoding cysteine desulfurase family protein — translation MPVYLDHAATTPISASALAALTSELRRSGNPSSLHGSGRRARMVVEESREALAAAAGCHPSEIIFTSGGTEADNLAVKGLYWSRRDADPARTRILCSPIEHHAVQDTVQWLEKHEGATVVWLPVDADGVVPLDAIRAELEAHADTTALLTVMWANNEVGTVQDIPAITALAHSYGVPVHTDAVQAFGAIAVDFRAAGVDTMAISGHKIGGPVGIGALVVGRAVKLTPVMHGGGQERDIRSGTLDTPGIAAFAAAAREVTENLPAESARLRALRQDLVTGVEALIPAAQLRGPRDDGTDGSHANGMPRRLPGNAHFTFPGCEGDSLLFLLDLAGVESSTGSACTAGVPRPSHVLLAMGLSETQARGAQRFSLGHTTTREDVDTLLAALPEAYERAKKAGMASHVSSIQTAGTGFTS, via the coding sequence GTGCCCGTGTACCTAGATCACGCGGCGACCACGCCTATCTCGGCATCGGCCCTCGCCGCACTCACGTCAGAACTTCGCCGCAGCGGAAACCCGTCCTCGCTGCACGGCTCAGGCCGCCGCGCCCGGATGGTGGTGGAGGAATCGCGCGAGGCCCTGGCCGCCGCCGCCGGGTGCCATCCCTCGGAAATCATCTTTACTTCCGGCGGCACCGAGGCGGACAACCTGGCCGTGAAGGGCCTGTACTGGTCCCGCCGCGACGCCGACCCGGCCCGCACCCGCATCCTCTGCTCTCCGATTGAGCACCACGCAGTCCAGGACACGGTCCAATGGCTGGAAAAGCACGAGGGAGCCACCGTTGTGTGGCTGCCGGTGGACGCCGACGGCGTGGTGCCCCTGGATGCGATCCGCGCGGAACTGGAAGCCCATGCCGACACCACGGCACTGCTCACCGTGATGTGGGCCAACAACGAAGTGGGCACGGTCCAGGACATCCCGGCCATCACGGCGCTCGCCCACTCCTATGGCGTGCCCGTCCACACCGATGCCGTGCAGGCTTTTGGCGCAATCGCTGTGGACTTCCGCGCCGCGGGCGTTGACACCATGGCCATCAGCGGCCACAAGATCGGCGGCCCGGTGGGCATCGGCGCGCTCGTCGTCGGGCGCGCCGTCAAACTCACACCGGTGATGCACGGTGGCGGGCAGGAGCGGGATATCCGCTCGGGAACGCTTGACACCCCCGGTATTGCCGCCTTCGCTGCCGCGGCCCGCGAGGTCACGGAGAACCTTCCGGCCGAATCAGCCCGGCTGCGTGCCCTGCGCCAGGACCTGGTCACCGGCGTCGAGGCCCTCATCCCCGCCGCGCAACTGCGCGGACCGCGCGACGACGGCACCGACGGCAGCCATGCCAACGGCATGCCCCGCCGGCTGCCGGGCAACGCGCACTTCACCTTCCCCGGCTGCGAAGGGGATTCGCTGCTGTTCCTGCTGGACCTGGCCGGAGTGGAATCCTCCACCGGTTCGGCCTGCACGGCAGGAGTGCCGCGGCCCTCCCACGTCTTGCTGGCCATGGGGCTGAGCGAAACACAGGCCCGCGGCGCGCAGCGCTTCAGCCTCGGGCATACAACCACCCGCGAAGACGTTGATACGTTGTTGGCCGCTTTGCCTGAAGCCTATGAACGGGCCAAAAAGGCCGGAATGGCCTCCCACGTCAGCAGCATCCAAACAGCAGGAACAGGTTTTACTTCATGA
- a CDS encoding glycerophosphoryl diester phosphodiesterase membrane domain-containing protein, giving the protein MGQDNHSGAIPPERQEPSVPGSGPDDAGTSGTRDPEQAPPPWGQSPLPQPPSDARPGQWGVPYPAPQPPQNPWGGQNPWSQEPAAPQADRQHGAPQQWGAPQQWGAPLQQGGWSPPPKPGVIPLRPLRLGELLDGAFQACRRNAAATFGTALLIQAVVALLTFFFARDLFSPAVMGGDMDAAEAAVDSSLTAATLLGIVSAVGVLLLQGILVVPVARSILNLKTGFAQTWKLCRTRLLPLAGLGLLLTAMIIVGFVVFGFLLILIVDTLGAAGIPLVIVGVLALVAVYAWLAVKLALAPAALVLEPAGVFRSLGRSWQLTGRNFWRAFGILALTTVLVTVVSSIITTPVALILGFLGAFGSGGDGGAGTAVALVALNLAITTFFSAVGYAFQAGVTSLLYVDLRMRREGFDITLMKEQELSGQDDGLVPGRRNPGIPG; this is encoded by the coding sequence TTGGGTCAGGACAATCACAGCGGCGCCATCCCGCCGGAGCGCCAGGAGCCGTCCGTGCCGGGGTCCGGCCCGGACGACGCCGGCACGTCCGGCACCCGGGATCCGGAGCAGGCTCCCCCGCCGTGGGGACAGTCCCCGTTGCCGCAGCCGCCGTCGGACGCCCGACCCGGGCAGTGGGGCGTTCCATACCCTGCGCCGCAGCCTCCGCAGAACCCCTGGGGCGGGCAGAACCCCTGGAGCCAGGAACCTGCCGCGCCCCAGGCGGACCGGCAGCACGGCGCGCCGCAGCAGTGGGGAGCGCCCCAGCAGTGGGGGGCTCCCCTGCAGCAGGGCGGCTGGTCACCGCCCCCGAAACCCGGCGTCATTCCCCTGCGGCCGCTGCGCCTGGGGGAACTGCTTGACGGCGCCTTCCAGGCCTGCCGCCGGAACGCAGCCGCAACCTTCGGCACGGCGCTGCTGATCCAGGCGGTCGTCGCCCTGCTGACCTTCTTCTTCGCCCGGGACCTCTTCTCCCCCGCAGTGATGGGCGGCGACATGGATGCTGCCGAGGCTGCCGTGGATTCCTCGCTGACAGCCGCCACCCTCCTGGGCATTGTCTCCGCCGTCGGCGTCCTGCTGCTGCAGGGAATCCTCGTGGTCCCCGTGGCCCGATCCATCCTGAACCTGAAAACGGGTTTCGCCCAGACCTGGAAACTCTGCCGCACCAGGCTGCTCCCGCTGGCCGGACTCGGTTTGCTGCTGACGGCGATGATCATCGTCGGGTTCGTGGTTTTCGGATTCCTCCTGATCCTGATCGTGGACACGCTGGGCGCGGCGGGCATTCCCCTGGTCATCGTGGGCGTCCTCGCCCTGGTTGCCGTGTATGCGTGGCTTGCCGTCAAGCTGGCCCTGGCTCCTGCGGCCCTGGTCCTGGAACCGGCAGGAGTCTTCCGGTCGCTGGGCCGTTCCTGGCAGCTGACCGGCCGCAACTTCTGGCGTGCCTTCGGCATCCTGGCGCTGACCACGGTGCTCGTCACCGTCGTCTCCTCGATCATCACCACACCCGTGGCCCTGATCCTGGGCTTCCTCGGCGCCTTCGGCAGCGGCGGTGACGGCGGCGCCGGCACCGCCGTTGCCCTGGTCGCCCTGAACCTGGCCATCACCACCTTTTTCAGCGCCGTGGGCTACGCCTTCCAGGCCGGCGTGACGTCCCTGTTGTACGTGGACCTGCGCATGCGCCGCGAGGGGTTCGATATCACGCTGATGAAGGAGCAGGAACTTTCCGGCCAGGACGACGGCCTGGTTCCGGGCCGCAGGAATCCCGGCATCCCGGGATGA
- the mtrA gene encoding MtrAB system response regulator MtrA, whose amino-acid sequence MKARILVVDDDEALAEMIGIVLRNDGFDPVFCAHGSKALEIFRNSKPDLVLLDLMLPGIDGIEVCRQIRAESDVPIVMLTAKSDTSDVVRGLESGADDYVPKPFKPAELVARVRARLRPGDTKAPESLSIGEVAIDVPGHVVSRGADTISLTPLEFDLLVALARKPWQVFTREMLLEQVWGYRHAADTRLVNVHVQRLRSKIERDPEAPEIVLTVRGVGYKAGQS is encoded by the coding sequence ATGAAGGCACGCATATTGGTCGTTGACGACGACGAAGCACTGGCCGAGATGATCGGCATTGTGCTCCGCAACGACGGGTTCGACCCTGTCTTCTGCGCGCACGGGTCCAAGGCACTGGAGATCTTCCGCAATTCCAAACCGGACCTTGTCCTGCTTGACCTGATGCTGCCCGGCATCGACGGCATCGAAGTCTGCCGGCAGATCCGCGCCGAGTCCGATGTCCCCATCGTGATGCTGACCGCCAAATCCGATACCTCCGACGTCGTGCGCGGCCTGGAATCAGGGGCGGACGACTACGTGCCCAAGCCCTTCAAGCCGGCGGAACTGGTCGCCCGCGTCAGGGCCCGGCTGCGCCCGGGCGACACCAAGGCGCCCGAAAGCCTGAGCATCGGCGAGGTTGCCATTGACGTGCCCGGCCACGTGGTTTCCCGCGGTGCCGACACCATCTCCCTGACCCCGCTGGAGTTCGACCTGCTGGTGGCCCTGGCCCGGAAGCCGTGGCAGGTCTTCACCCGGGAAATGCTCCTGGAGCAGGTCTGGGGCTACCGCCACGCCGCGGATACCCGGCTGGTCAACGTCCATGTGCAGCGGCTTCGTTCCAAGATCGAGCGCGACCCCGAAGCACCCGAAATTGTCCTGACGGTGCGCGGTGTCGGTTACAAAGCCGGCCAGAGCTAG
- a CDS encoding DUF58 domain-containing protein: MAISGRLVFLAAAGTVAVLLFPGSTAIWLWLLLLTAAVAADLLAAAPPGALLLARAEPAGVRLGETAEVELTITNTGPRMLRGSFRDGWQPSAGALNPVQRLQIPGRETRRFTVTLTPERRGELDSKTVAVRSFGPLGLAARQQTLPCPAKLRVLPPFHAKAHLPSKLRRLRELDGNASVQLRGAGTEFDSLRDYVRGDDVRSIDWRATARRRDTVVRTWRPERDRRVILALDTSRTSAARIGEEPRLDTGIEAALLLAMLAHGGADRVDFLAFDRRIRARVRSAGKGNLLHQLVTAMAPLEAELIEADFSLVPGAVQSVSAHRSLVVLITALDSGAIEEGLLPVLPQLLDKHVVVIASVRDPELEDLRRHRDTATEAFRAAAAERALLDRAAVTAQLRSMGAEVVDETPHELPPRLADLYLRLKATGRL; encoded by the coding sequence ATGGCGATTTCGGGCCGGCTGGTCTTCCTGGCCGCAGCAGGAACAGTGGCGGTGCTGCTGTTCCCGGGCAGCACCGCGATCTGGCTGTGGCTGCTGCTGCTCACTGCCGCCGTCGCTGCGGACCTTCTGGCTGCAGCACCCCCAGGCGCGCTGCTCCTGGCACGCGCCGAACCGGCGGGCGTTCGCCTGGGTGAAACCGCCGAAGTGGAACTGACCATCACCAACACCGGTCCGCGCATGCTGCGCGGCAGCTTCCGGGACGGCTGGCAGCCCTCGGCGGGCGCGCTCAACCCCGTCCAGCGGCTGCAGATCCCCGGGCGTGAAACCCGGCGCTTCACGGTTACGCTGACACCGGAGCGGCGCGGAGAGCTGGACAGCAAGACGGTAGCCGTGCGCAGCTTCGGCCCGCTGGGACTCGCGGCCCGGCAACAGACCCTGCCGTGCCCGGCGAAGCTGAGGGTCCTGCCGCCCTTCCATGCCAAGGCGCACCTGCCCTCGAAGCTGCGGCGGCTGCGGGAGCTGGACGGGAACGCCTCGGTCCAGTTGCGCGGCGCAGGCACCGAGTTCGATTCGCTGCGCGATTACGTGCGCGGCGACGATGTCCGCTCCATCGACTGGCGGGCCACCGCCCGGCGCCGGGACACGGTGGTGCGGACCTGGCGTCCGGAACGGGACCGCCGGGTCATCCTGGCCCTGGACACGTCCCGCACCTCTGCGGCCAGGATCGGCGAGGAACCCCGGCTCGACACCGGGATCGAAGCCGCGCTGCTGCTGGCCATGCTCGCCCACGGCGGTGCCGACCGGGTGGACTTCCTGGCCTTTGACCGCCGGATCCGGGCGCGGGTGCGCTCCGCCGGAAAGGGCAACCTCCTGCACCAGCTGGTCACGGCCATGGCACCGCTGGAAGCCGAACTCATTGAAGCCGATTTTTCGCTGGTCCCCGGCGCGGTGCAGTCCGTCTCCGCACACCGTTCCCTGGTGGTGCTGATCACCGCCCTGGATTCCGGCGCCATTGAAGAGGGCCTGCTGCCGGTGCTGCCGCAGCTGCTGGACAAGCACGTGGTGGTGATTGCCTCGGTGCGGGACCCCGAGCTGGAGGACCTGCGCCGGCACCGCGATACCGCCACCGAGGCCTTCCGGGCCGCAGCAGCCGAGCGCGCGTTGCTGGACCGGGCGGCGGTGACGGCGCAGCTGCGCTCGATGGGCGCGGAAGTCGTTGACGAAACCCCGCATGAGCTGCCGCCCCGGCTCGCGGATCTCTACCTCAGGCTCAAGGCCACCGGGAGGTTGTAA
- a CDS encoding DUF4350 domain-containing protein codes for MTAPAPAPASARPAARNAPSGSFRATLRARLRAWRLWIVLGLVLCLVVVLGLLRGTGDNTALSPVNPAPAGSMAAAEILAEQGVEVLVPSSHAEARSLLTGRGEDATLLLVDPSGYLGPSQLEELNGQARRQVLVEPSFEQLAALAPGIRAAGVMPDDGADAALSPGCDAPDALAAENIDGGGLAYRAPLTCFTASGGDSGVYAADGTGGVVVLGNAGLLANESLASRGNAALTLRTLGSTGTLIWYLPTVSDIPAGQGPVDPQSLLPQWVDPVLLWLLVVALLAAFWRGRRLGPLAAEPLPVVVRSAETAEGRARLYQDSRATERAAATFRAATLTRLASRLRVGPQSTADMVVRAAAAATGRRQADVEALLNGPLPATNAALVNWSQDLQALEEEVTAS; via the coding sequence GTGACCGCCCCCGCTCCGGCCCCTGCCTCCGCGCGCCCGGCGGCACGCAACGCCCCGTCCGGATCCTTCCGGGCCACCCTCCGCGCCCGCTTGCGGGCGTGGCGGCTATGGATTGTGCTGGGACTGGTGCTGTGCCTGGTCGTGGTCCTGGGCCTGCTCCGCGGCACCGGCGACAACACCGCCTTGTCCCCCGTGAACCCTGCCCCAGCGGGTTCCATGGCAGCGGCCGAGATCCTGGCTGAACAGGGCGTCGAGGTGCTGGTGCCCTCCTCCCACGCCGAAGCCCGCTCGCTCCTGACCGGGCGCGGTGAGGACGCGACCCTGCTGCTGGTGGACCCGTCCGGGTACCTGGGCCCGTCCCAGCTGGAGGAGCTGAACGGGCAGGCCCGGCGGCAGGTGCTCGTTGAGCCCTCCTTTGAACAACTCGCGGCCTTGGCTCCGGGGATCCGGGCCGCCGGCGTCATGCCCGACGACGGCGCTGACGCCGCGCTCAGTCCCGGCTGCGACGCGCCAGATGCGCTGGCCGCGGAGAATATCGACGGCGGCGGACTGGCCTACCGGGCACCTCTGACCTGCTTCACAGCCTCCGGCGGTGACTCCGGCGTGTATGCGGCCGACGGCACCGGCGGCGTCGTCGTGCTGGGAAACGCTGGCCTGCTGGCCAATGAGTCGCTGGCCAGCCGCGGAAACGCTGCCTTGACCCTGCGGACCCTGGGGTCAACCGGCACGCTGATCTGGTATCTGCCCACGGTTTCCGATATCCCCGCCGGACAGGGTCCGGTGGATCCGCAGTCGCTGCTGCCGCAGTGGGTGGATCCGGTGCTGTTGTGGCTGCTGGTCGTGGCACTGCTGGCTGCCTTCTGGCGCGGCCGGCGGCTGGGCCCGCTGGCGGCGGAGCCGCTGCCTGTGGTGGTCCGGTCGGCGGAGACTGCGGAGGGGCGGGCCCGGCTGTACCAGGACAGCAGGGCAACCGAACGCGCCGCAGCCACCTTCCGTGCTGCAACGCTGACCCGATTGGCATCCCGGCTGCGGGTGGGACCGCAGAGCACCGCGGATATGGTGGTACGGGCTGCTGCCGCTGCCACCGGGCGGCGGCAGGCCGACGTCGAAGCGCTGCTGAACGGGCCGCTGCCGGCGACCAACGCGGCACTGGTGAATTGGTCGCAGGATTTGCAAGCCCTAGAGGAAGAGGTCACCGCATCATGA